Genomic DNA from Thermodesulfobacteriota bacterium:
GAACTCAAGCAGGAAGTGGTCCAGCTCAAAGAGAAGTATAACGTGACGCCCGGCCTGGTCACCATCTTGGTGGGCGAAAACCCCGCCTCTGTCAGCTATGTCACGGCCAAGCAGAAGACCTCCAAGGAGTTAGGATTCTATTCCGTTCAGGACAACCAACCCGAATCCATCACGGAGGCCGCCCTGCTCAACCTGATCGACCAGTACAATAAGGACCCGAAGATCCATGGGATTCTGGTTCAACTCCCATTGCCCAAACACATCAATGAGACGAAGGTCCTGTACGCCATCGACCCCAAAAAGGACGTCGATGGGTTCCATCCGGTCAACGTAGGGAAATTGATGATCGGTGAGGCCGATTTCCTCCCCTGCACCCCCGCGGGCATCCAACAGCTACTGATCCGCTCCGGAGCCCAGATCGATGGGGCAGAGGTGGTCGTGGTGGGCCGTTCGAATATCGTCGGGAAGCCGATTGCCAATATCCTTCTCCAGAAACAGAAGGGGGCCAATGCCACGGTAACGATCTGCCATACGGGGACGAGGGATATGGCCTTTCATACGAGAAGGGCCGAGATCCTCATCGTCGCGGCGGGAAAGCCCAAAGCGATCACGGCGGATATGGTCAGAGAAGGGGCAGTGGTCATCGATGTGGGGGTGAATCGGATCGGGATGACTCCCGAGGGGAAGGCAAAACTTTGCGGCGATGTCGATTTCGATGCGGTCAAAGAAAAGGCGAGCATGATCACCCCGGTCCCGGGCGGCGTCGGGCCTATGACCATCACGATGTTGATGATGAATACCGTGAAGGCGGCCAAGATCGCCGCAGGGATTAAATAAGAGTCCGAAGGAAAAACGATGAAGATCGCGGTCTCCGGAAAAGGGGGAACCGGGAAGACCACCCTCGCGGCCCTGATCCTCCGTTACCTTCTCCGGAAGAACTACAAACCCATCTTGGCTGTGGACGCCGATCCTAACGCCAATCTCGGCGATGCCCTCGGCGTAAAGGTGGAGAGCACGGTGGGGAAGGTCCTTGATCAATTCTTAAAGGAGAAGGAGAACCTCCCGCCCGGGGTGGTCAAGGAGTCTCTGCTCGACTATAAATTGGCAGAGATCCTGATCGAGGAGAAGGGCTTCGACCTATTGAGCATGGGCCAGGGCGAAGGCCCGGGATGTTACTGTTACCCCAACACGGTGATCCGGAATTACATCGAAAAGCTCGCCTCCAATTACCGATATGTCGTGATCGACAACGAAGCGGGGATGGAGCACCTTTCGAGAAGGACGAACGGAAACCTCGACCTCCTCCTGCTCATTTCGGATCCCTCCATGAAGGGGATCCGGACCTGCAAGAAGCTGGAGGACCTCGTTACGGAATTGGGGCTCAAGGTCAAAAAGACCTATCTCCTCGTCAACCGGGTCTCCAATGCGGTTCCTCCCCAGATCGAGAAGGAGGTTAAGCGCCTGAATCTCCATCTCCTTGGGACGATCCCGGAGGACAGCCATATCGTGGACCATGAATTGAAGGGCATTCCCATGCTCGATCTCTCGGAAGACAGCCCATCCGTGATCGCCCTCGAAGAAGCGATGAAAAAGGTGGTGCCTTAATGCGGAAGAGGAAATCTGTATTGGCAATCCTCGAATAAAATTTTACAATGATAATTGTGAAATATTTCCAAAAGGAGGGGGAGCATGATCATCATCGGCGAGAATATTCACATCCTTTCCAAGGTCGTCTCCGAGGCCATCAAATCGAGAAACGAAAAACCCTTGCAGGAGCTTGCAAAGAGACAGGCAGAGGCGGGCGCGGATTACATCGATCTTAATGTCGGGCCTGCCAAAAAGGACCCGGAGGTCCTAAAATGGCTGGCCGAGGTCGTTCAGGAGGTCGTCAACAAGCCCCTCTCCTTGGATACGACCAATCCTGTAGCCATGGAGGCAGGCCTCTCGGTCTGTAAAATCCCCCCTCTCATCAACTCGGCCTCCGGCAAGCAGGAGAGCAAAGAGAAAATGCTTCCCCTGGCGGTGAAATATAACTGCGATGTCGTCCTCTCGGTGCTGATCGATGCAGGAATCCCCTCCGATTCCTCCTCCAGGGCCGAGGCGATTATGGAATCGGTGGCCTATGCAAACGAGATCGGCATTCCCAACGAGAGGATCTGGGTGGATCCCATCATGATGCCCATCTCGGTCGACCAGCCCCAAGTGGTGGAACT
This window encodes:
- a CDS encoding bifunctional 5,10-methylene-tetrahydrofolate dehydrogenase/5,10-methylene-tetrahydrofolate cyclohydrolase translates to MTAKLINGNEIAAQIREELKQEVVQLKEKYNVTPGLVTILVGENPASVSYVTAKQKTSKELGFYSVQDNQPESITEAALLNLIDQYNKDPKIHGILVQLPLPKHINETKVLYAIDPKKDVDGFHPVNVGKLMIGEADFLPCTPAGIQQLLIRSGAQIDGAEVVVVGRSNIVGKPIANILLQKQKGANATVTICHTGTRDMAFHTRRAEILIVAAGKPKAITADMVREGAVVIDVGVNRIGMTPEGKAKLCGDVDFDAVKEKASMITPVPGGVGPMTITMLMMNTVKAAKIAAGIK
- a CDS encoding AAA family ATPase — encoded protein: MKIAVSGKGGTGKTTLAALILRYLLRKNYKPILAVDADPNANLGDALGVKVESTVGKVLDQFLKEKENLPPGVVKESLLDYKLAEILIEEKGFDLLSMGQGEGPGCYCYPNTVIRNYIEKLASNYRYVVIDNEAGMEHLSRRTNGNLDLLLLISDPSMKGIRTCKKLEDLVTELGLKVKKTYLLVNRVSNAVPPQIEKEVKRLNLHLLGTIPEDSHIVDHELKGIPMLDLSEDSPSVIALEEAMKKVVP
- a CDS encoding dihydropteroate synthase; amino-acid sequence: MIIIGENIHILSKVVSEAIKSRNEKPLQELAKRQAEAGADYIDLNVGPAKKDPEVLKWLAEVVQEVVNKPLSLDTTNPVAMEAGLSVCKIPPLINSASGKQESKEKMLPLAVKYNCDVVLSVLIDAGIPSDSSSRAEAIMESVAYANEIGIPNERIWVDPIMMPISVDQPQVVELFEFMKILQDICPGVKSTLGLSNLSNGTPEHLRGILNRVCLVMLDRYNCFSAIADSFDEELMKLAKGQLPEIRELIFKAMDEELDPSSYPKKEADIIKTVNVLMGRTLYSHSWLET